One stretch of Paenibacillus sp. FSL R5-0341 DNA includes these proteins:
- a CDS encoding non-ribosomal peptide synthetase, protein MNVLEELEWSFDTYKEKTAIKGSSNTLTYSQLDKLTARVASHLMRQKIANEDVVTIEAEDKLEAVILMLGVVRAGAAYCVIPQDYPDYRKNKMRAKVNGKAILHSLKEIEKQESALQQNVVQDVLGVKRASRQEDSLLYIIFTSGSTGEPKAVAIQDRSIEKIVRQNEFYQGNVIGQFAPLEFDASVYEIFGGLLNGMTLRMVSKDDSLDFDIIPEILAEIDTVFLTTRLFNLYVEECVEELGKLQLILTGGERASIKHLHEAAQYCNVYNVYGPTETTVFATRYKVKGDETEIPIGKMFDQGNYLILDESGVPVSRGEQGQLLLSDSGLMRGYIDNDQANQKAFAYWEGQRYYRTGDVVCESANGELSYIERIDRQVKVSGYRIELGEIERCAYNYGLNKECLAHFDGKRLYLFVTEMIELEPFRQHLRNILPDYMIPTVKVVDKIPMNKNGKTDMQAMNQHKDQKSNSMNKVAEVITSVLQLELIMNKTFLELGGDSIKAMEVIWKLGGEGYPMDLDMLFTRTLGEIVNDVKAG, encoded by the coding sequence ATGAATGTATTAGAAGAATTAGAGTGGAGTTTCGATACGTATAAGGAGAAGACAGCAATTAAGGGATCCTCAAATACGCTTACGTATAGTCAATTGGATAAGCTAACAGCCAGGGTAGCTTCACATTTAATGCGGCAAAAAATTGCCAATGAAGATGTAGTAACTATTGAGGCGGAGGATAAGTTGGAAGCGGTCATTCTCATGCTTGGAGTTGTTCGAGCGGGGGCGGCATATTGCGTCATCCCTCAAGACTACCCGGATTATCGCAAAAATAAAATGCGGGCTAAAGTGAATGGAAAAGCCATCCTTCATAGTCTTAAGGAAATAGAGAAGCAAGAGAGCGCTCTTCAACAAAATGTGGTACAAGACGTATTGGGAGTAAAGCGTGCTTCTCGCCAAGAAGACAGTCTTTTATACATTATCTTCACTTCAGGATCAACAGGCGAGCCTAAGGCTGTAGCTATTCAAGATCGGTCCATTGAAAAAATTGTGAGGCAAAATGAATTCTACCAAGGCAATGTAATTGGTCAATTTGCTCCTCTTGAATTCGATGCATCAGTCTACGAAATTTTTGGCGGATTACTAAATGGAATGACACTTAGAATGGTGAGTAAGGACGATAGTCTTGACTTTGATATCATTCCAGAGATTTTGGCAGAGATAGATACGGTATTCCTGACAACACGATTGTTCAATCTATATGTTGAAGAATGTGTGGAGGAGCTGGGGAAGCTACAACTCATTTTAACGGGTGGTGAACGTGCTTCTATCAAACATCTGCATGAAGCAGCGCAATATTGTAACGTGTACAATGTGTATGGCCCAACGGAGACGACAGTCTTTGCCACGCGGTATAAAGTAAAAGGGGATGAAACAGAAATACCGATTGGGAAGATGTTTGACCAAGGGAATTATCTCATTCTGGATGAAAGTGGTGTTCCGGTGAGCCGCGGGGAACAGGGTCAATTATTGTTATCTGACTCAGGTTTGATGAGAGGATACATCGACAATGATCAAGCGAATCAAAAAGCGTTTGCGTACTGGGAGGGGCAACGCTATTATCGGACAGGCGATGTTGTTTGTGAGAGTGCAAATGGAGAATTGAGCTATATCGAGCGAATAGATCGGCAGGTTAAAGTCTCTGGATATCGAATCGAACTTGGCGAGATTGAACGTTGTGCATACAACTATGGCTTGAATAAAGAATGTCTTGCTCATTTCGATGGTAAACGTCTGTACCTATTTGTAACGGAAATGATCGAACTAGAACCATTCCGGCAGCATCTTCGCAATATACTTCCAGATTATATGATACCAACGGTTAAGGTGGTGGACAAAATCCCGATGAATAAGAATGGTAAAACAGATATGCAAGCAATGAACCAACATAAAGATCAGAAGTCCAACAGTATGAATAAGGTTGCAGAAGTCATCACAAGTGTACTCCAACTTGAGCTAATCATGAATAAGACCTTTCTGGAACTGGGTGGTGACTCTATTAAAGCAATGGAAGTCATCTGGAAACTAGGAGGAGAGGGTTATCCGATGGATCTGGATATGCTATTTACACGCACCTTAGGAGAGATTGTGAATGATGTTAAAGCCGGCTAG
- a CDS encoding condensation domain-containing protein → MMLKPASDSEKRIINSSLLNPTAYNIPMIVKFGKGLNIAKMYNLLTVYFEHYDIFRTSYRIGSDIERWITAAVPTIEICSQSIFEPQAMLDAHLISVEDKELVKIVLCKVADETNDYLFVNVHHALLDGLSINLFLQDVIAAYLSDEPLDFQCSTVDEHTKNSNNNSQRATVNFGEYEGFKSRLLNKQIEHVNYRSETVKLGNVVKQKYTDFSLCLTAFAISVAGWLNHNSVYLAYPYLGRNQTNFRALGNFVQLVPFHKRLETQNYSSVEKLTAEVQQQIFKDMTTNSHYDDVRYHESMQCMNIFRDIIFDYKSGSLIETTLSHEHEITLHEIETYRDEKYGIHFSIYKHMHELHITMISSEYSSEDMEKLLTIFCRNVDAVYADSEIELDQMLRLKDEIKLDGDSVSPSVILREDNYEVIYKEVSGMVCTLLDEQTVHAEESFFDLGMDSTLLVKFKKRIREQFKVNLKISDFFNHYTSEMLTHKILERL, encoded by the coding sequence ATGATGTTAAAGCCGGCTAGTGATAGTGAGAAAAGAATTATTAATAGCAGTCTACTCAATCCTACGGCTTATAATATTCCCATGATTGTGAAGTTTGGGAAAGGGCTAAATATTGCCAAGATGTATAATCTGCTGACAGTGTACTTTGAACATTACGATATTTTCCGGACTTCCTATCGAATTGGTTCTGACATCGAAAGATGGATCACGGCAGCAGTTCCTACAATTGAAATTTGCTCACAGTCTATTTTTGAACCCCAAGCAATGCTTGATGCTCACTTGATATCGGTTGAAGATAAAGAGTTAGTCAAAATTGTATTATGTAAGGTGGCGGATGAAACCAATGATTACCTATTTGTTAATGTACATCATGCGTTACTTGATGGCTTAAGTATTAATCTATTTTTACAAGATGTAATTGCAGCATATCTATCGGATGAGCCACTGGACTTCCAATGTAGCACTGTGGATGAACATACGAAGAATTCTAATAATAACTCACAGCGTGCTACAGTAAATTTCGGAGAATATGAAGGATTTAAATCTCGGTTACTCAACAAACAAATTGAGCATGTGAACTATCGAAGTGAAACGGTAAAATTGGGGAATGTAGTCAAACAAAAATACACCGATTTCTCTTTATGTCTTACTGCGTTTGCAATAAGTGTGGCTGGCTGGTTGAACCATAACTCCGTGTATCTGGCTTATCCGTATTTGGGTAGAAATCAGACCAATTTCAGAGCACTTGGAAACTTTGTTCAGTTAGTTCCCTTTCATAAGAGGCTTGAGACACAGAATTATTCAAGCGTTGAGAAACTAACTGCAGAAGTTCAACAACAGATATTCAAGGATATGACAACGAATAGTCATTATGATGATGTGAGATATCATGAATCGATGCAATGTATGAACATATTTCGGGATATCATATTTGACTACAAATCAGGAAGTCTAATCGAGACTACACTTAGTCATGAGCATGAAATAACACTTCATGAAATCGAGACATACCGTGATGAAAAATATGGTATTCACTTCTCAATTTATAAACATATGCATGAACTTCATATAACAATGATATCGAGTGAATACAGCTCAGAGGATATGGAAAAACTATTAACCATTTTTTGTCGTAATGTCGATGCAGTGTACGCTGATTCAGAAATAGAGCTGGATCAAATGTTACGTTTGAAAGATGAAATTAAACTAGATGGAGATAGCGTTTCTCCAAGCGTTATCTTAAGAGAAGACAATTATGAAGTTATATATAAAGAGGTGTCTGGGATGGTATGTACATTGCTGGATGAGCAGACTGTACACGCAGAAGAGAGCTTTTTTGATCTCGGTATGGATTCGACACTCTTGGTAAAGTTCAAAAAAAGAATACGAGAACAATTCAAGGTGAATTTAAAAATAAGTGATTTCTTTAATCACTATACTTCCGAAATGCTGACACATAAAATTCTTGAACGATTATAG
- a CDS encoding ACP S-malonyltransferase, giving the protein MKIALMLAGQGTKISEEVKEIWLKNKQTLKWIEQAEAQLQEPIREWFCSDLSLDTRKAQLATYVGSMCMYQLYREHVGLYPSVVLGHSLGEITALTIAGALSYSSGLNLVDIRGTAMKNAIDAQESTGMTAVFASPEKVEAWLGDRQDIFVANYNSPKQTVIAGTKDNLQEFVKQNKIESVPLGVSGAFHTHYMQEAADEVYNQLNSFTFNPYWSTEVISNEFARAYQPLDIQKGISSQMVNPVRWTQSVDYAVKQGVQLFIDLSPNGMFVKMLGNQVQVHALHNEEQLSKLNTELKDDIEVNKHYNVFSRALGIIVSTKNNNEDPEAYENIVISGYNQIKSQIGKEATAEDVEKTLSLLELILRTKKVPEEQIMHYRNKLAWKAG; this is encoded by the coding sequence ATGAAGATTGCATTAATGTTGGCGGGACAAGGAACTAAAATTAGCGAGGAAGTAAAAGAAATATGGCTGAAAAATAAACAAACACTAAAATGGATTGAGCAAGCAGAGGCACAGTTGCAGGAGCCGATCCGAGAGTGGTTCTGTTCTGATCTAAGCCTAGACACACGAAAAGCACAATTGGCAACTTATGTAGGGTCCATGTGCATGTATCAACTTTACCGGGAACATGTGGGTTTATATCCGAGTGTAGTTCTTGGGCATAGTCTAGGTGAGATTACAGCGCTAACCATTGCAGGTGCTCTAAGCTACAGTTCGGGATTAAACCTGGTAGATATTCGAGGAACCGCTATGAAAAACGCAATTGATGCACAAGAGAGTACAGGTATGACAGCTGTATTTGCTTCACCGGAAAAGGTTGAAGCATGGTTGGGTGATAGACAAGATATCTTTGTAGCCAATTATAATTCTCCCAAGCAAACAGTTATTGCCGGTACGAAGGATAATCTGCAGGAATTCGTCAAACAAAATAAGATAGAGTCTGTACCTTTAGGGGTGAGTGGCGCTTTTCATACTCATTACATGCAAGAAGCAGCGGATGAAGTGTACAACCAGTTGAACAGTTTTACGTTTAATCCATATTGGAGTACTGAAGTAATTAGTAACGAATTCGCAAGAGCATATCAGCCTTTGGATATTCAAAAAGGGATTTCCAGTCAGATGGTAAACCCTGTTCGCTGGACTCAATCTGTAGATTATGCAGTGAAGCAGGGCGTGCAATTATTTATTGATTTATCTCCAAATGGAATGTTTGTCAAAATGCTTGGCAATCAGGTCCAAGTCCACGCCCTCCACAACGAAGAGCAACTCTCCAAGCTTAATACGGAACTGAAAGATGATATCGAAGTTAACAAGCACTACAATGTATTTTCTCGAGCTTTAGGGATTATTGTCTCGACCAAAAATAATAATGAAGATCCAGAAGCTTACGAGAATATTGTGATTAGTGGATATAACCAGATCAAGTCACAGATTGGAAAAGAGGCAACCGCTGAGGACGTGGAAAAAACGTTATCCTTGTTGGAACTCATTCTGCGGACGAAAAAAGTTCCAGAGGAACAAATTATGCATTATCGTAACAAATTAGCTTGGAAAGCGGGATAA
- a CDS encoding SDR family NAD(P)-dependent oxidoreductase yields MSLGDIAIIGMDLALPGCGNMNDVWNKIRDKRISVGKFPNNRHAQIGELVDADIFMPGSYLEHIDQFDHKYFNIAQKSADYMDPNQRMTLLSATRALNDADCLEHIRGTQTSVYASVNSTQQYQYQLLLQQRRLKPDLLGMLNSTISSRIQYIYDLRGASIMTDTACSSSLVSIIQASNDLRQGIIDQAIVVSSNLYVKPGYKSDKLVDILATDARTRTFDDRSTGTSIGEGVGSVILKRKEDAERDGNFIYGLIRSYAMNNDGQTMNMSSPNPDAQERLIEQAWAPLQNEMQQLAFIEAHGTGTAIGDTIEFESLSNYFSERVKTKQKIALTACKSNFGHLDVTSGLFSLIKSALSLRNRLVLPHPDFQIPNEEIDFETSAFYIPDRSVPLEEYALAGISSFGMTGTNAHVILQQYSCSVPSKVKELPLNLKSYWFPLDENSFTVQDDLQRLETDEWLIVQFPLHSKRQWEIHEHQFNGKHLLVGTSIFEMIAQGLGCTPYNLEQYDINGLHIMNQMAVQDGPLTVLFKLDKKTLKVVVTYTTAGVLKTWLQFELHDKSSRHKPVIRTANELDQAIRAGELMEVAVTSQVGGEGGEDIAVSRRWDVVDRLWTNQEHTRAVVKLRPPSDYKVEFSMYNFYPSILDPAFNALNRMAEPEQIVFPWYWTDIRFEQFALIGEEFYSEIELVDRTMDERGNVILSLNIRLFDGQWNLILSADHYKVKNALNKEESSSYFKQKEIIPATFPHHSYSASEAIHFVHESLRSQLEIDSPIAYFTDLAEISEKAMELREKGIIKHVYLWDRNYTDIDRIADETYTLGKVLIDLNQILHMKKFYYVNSGVLGYTGKKSEYAKMNALNRSIAMGAYALRLEVNSEVIVVDTDHTYSTDVGRVDYGSEQHIIHREGKFYILRLKNLKLDESSQDKFSEGTTVLIVGASSGIGEAYTRNLADRYADIQIIAAGRRAAWDGLPLRDNVSYLKLDISNEEEVSALAAQYHGKLDYILNFAGEPAQGLFITKSRNEFCSKTRGKIEGSYLLGMYFPEAKEIIHFSSLAGVIGAMGQAEYSMANAYQSGLPLTNTNVRVLNLTGWQDVGMSAGMEDYYFEKLTSADGIPLLNLFIQSNTKSASIFKLKRVADEYSSLFSPVLKMQKKEQVEKVSVGSNRVEDHIVAAWQRTLGEDDYDYNVSFFEQGGDSITIVHLCDELNLAFPGQFDVTTLFSIATIQGQVDLINQLDNQEAMAEQSDGHYDAAEMLAFLNK; encoded by the coding sequence TTGAGTTTAGGAGATATCGCTATTATCGGCATGGACCTTGCCCTTCCAGGGTGTGGGAATATGAATGATGTATGGAATAAAATACGAGACAAGCGAATTTCCGTTGGGAAATTCCCGAATAATAGGCATGCACAGATTGGTGAACTGGTTGATGCAGATATATTCATGCCAGGTTCATACCTTGAACATATCGATCAATTTGATCATAAATATTTCAATATAGCACAAAAAAGTGCTGATTATATGGATCCTAACCAGAGAATGACCCTGCTATCAGCCACCCGAGCACTGAATGATGCTGACTGTCTTGAGCATATTCGCGGTACGCAAACCAGTGTGTACGCGAGTGTGAACTCTACACAGCAGTATCAATATCAATTATTGTTACAGCAGCGTAGATTAAAACCAGATCTGCTGGGGATGTTAAACTCGACCATATCAAGTCGTATCCAATATATCTATGACTTGCGTGGTGCTTCAATAATGACCGATACGGCCTGTTCATCGTCACTAGTATCTATTATTCAAGCATCAAATGATCTTAGACAAGGTATTATTGATCAGGCTATAGTAGTTAGTTCTAATCTTTATGTAAAGCCGGGGTACAAGTCCGATAAACTGGTTGACATTTTGGCAACAGATGCGAGGACGCGTACCTTTGACGATCGAAGCACAGGCACATCAATTGGAGAGGGTGTAGGTTCTGTCATTCTCAAACGGAAGGAGGATGCAGAAAGGGATGGTAACTTTATCTATGGTCTGATCCGTAGCTACGCCATGAATAATGATGGTCAAACTATGAATATGTCGTCACCTAACCCGGATGCGCAAGAACGACTAATAGAGCAGGCTTGGGCTCCTCTTCAGAATGAGATGCAGCAGCTGGCGTTTATTGAGGCGCACGGTACGGGGACAGCGATAGGGGACACGATCGAATTTGAGAGCTTGAGTAATTACTTTTCAGAGCGTGTTAAAACAAAACAGAAAATTGCTTTGACAGCATGTAAGTCCAATTTCGGACATCTGGATGTTACATCAGGATTGTTCTCATTGATTAAGTCGGCCTTATCTTTACGTAACCGCTTAGTGTTACCTCATCCGGATTTCCAGATTCCTAATGAAGAGATTGATTTTGAAACATCGGCTTTCTATATTCCGGACCGTTCTGTTCCGCTGGAAGAATATGCGCTTGCAGGTATTAGCTCTTTTGGCATGACAGGTACAAACGCTCACGTTATTCTTCAACAATATAGCTGTTCGGTGCCATCCAAAGTTAAGGAGTTGCCACTGAATTTAAAGAGTTACTGGTTTCCATTGGATGAAAATTCATTCACAGTACAAGATGATCTTCAACGCTTGGAAACGGATGAGTGGCTTATCGTGCAGTTTCCTTTACACAGTAAAAGACAATGGGAGATTCATGAACATCAGTTCAATGGAAAACATCTGCTTGTGGGTACAAGTATCTTCGAAATGATAGCCCAGGGATTAGGTTGTACACCATACAATCTTGAGCAGTATGACATTAATGGTCTTCATATTATGAATCAGATGGCGGTTCAAGATGGCCCCCTAACGGTTCTATTCAAACTTGATAAGAAAACCTTAAAGGTGGTTGTAACATATACGACTGCAGGCGTGTTGAAGACCTGGCTTCAGTTTGAATTACATGATAAATCTTCAAGGCACAAGCCGGTAATAAGAACAGCTAACGAGCTGGATCAGGCTATTAGAGCAGGAGAACTTATGGAAGTCGCTGTAACAAGCCAAGTCGGAGGCGAAGGAGGAGAGGATATTGCTGTATCCCGAAGATGGGATGTAGTAGATCGCTTATGGACTAATCAAGAACATACAAGAGCTGTAGTTAAGCTGAGACCTCCTTCAGATTACAAAGTGGAATTCTCAATGTATAACTTTTATCCCTCCATTCTCGATCCTGCCTTCAATGCACTAAATCGAATGGCTGAACCGGAACAAATTGTGTTTCCTTGGTATTGGACTGATATCCGTTTTGAGCAGTTTGCACTTATAGGAGAAGAGTTCTATTCCGAAATAGAATTAGTAGATCGTACTATGGATGAAAGAGGAAACGTCATCCTCTCACTTAATATTAGGTTGTTCGATGGACAGTGGAATCTTATTCTATCTGCTGATCATTATAAAGTGAAAAATGCTCTTAACAAGGAAGAATCAAGCTCTTACTTTAAGCAGAAAGAGATTATACCTGCAACGTTTCCACATCACTCGTATAGTGCATCCGAAGCGATCCATTTTGTACATGAATCCTTGCGTTCACAGCTCGAAATTGATAGTCCAATAGCATATTTTACAGACCTGGCAGAAATCAGCGAGAAGGCGATGGAGCTTCGAGAGAAAGGTATTATAAAACACGTATACCTGTGGGACCGGAATTATACAGATATAGATCGTATTGCGGATGAGACGTATACCCTTGGAAAAGTGCTAATTGATCTAAACCAAATACTGCATATGAAAAAGTTTTACTATGTAAATTCAGGAGTTTTAGGATACACAGGTAAGAAGAGTGAATATGCAAAAATGAATGCTCTAAATCGTTCCATTGCTATGGGAGCCTATGCCTTAAGACTGGAAGTGAATAGTGAAGTCATTGTTGTGGATACAGATCATACATACTCAACGGATGTGGGGCGAGTTGACTATGGGTCGGAGCAACACATTATTCATCGGGAAGGTAAGTTCTATATCCTGCGTTTGAAGAATTTGAAATTAGATGAATCATCTCAGGACAAATTCTCTGAAGGTACTACTGTACTGATTGTTGGGGCTAGTTCTGGAATCGGTGAGGCATACACAAGAAATTTGGCTGACCGATATGCTGATATCCAAATTATAGCTGCAGGAAGAAGAGCTGCGTGGGATGGTCTGCCGTTAAGGGATAATGTAAGTTATCTTAAGTTGGATATATCTAATGAGGAAGAGGTTTCTGCTTTAGCTGCTCAATATCATGGCAAGCTTGATTATATCCTGAATTTTGCAGGTGAACCGGCTCAGGGATTGTTTATTACTAAGTCCAGGAATGAGTTTTGTTCGAAGACAAGAGGCAAAATAGAAGGTTCATATCTGTTGGGAATGTATTTCCCAGAAGCTAAAGAAATCATTCATTTCTCCTCACTAGCTGGTGTTATTGGGGCAATGGGACAAGCGGAGTATTCTATGGCTAATGCGTATCAATCGGGCTTGCCTTTAACTAATACGAACGTAAGAGTTCTTAATTTAACGGGTTGGCAGGATGTAGGTATGTCAGCAGGCATGGAAGATTATTATTTCGAGAAATTAACAAGTGCAGATGGCATTCCACTATTAAATCTATTTATTCAATCGAATACCAAGTCAGCTTCTATCTTTAAGTTAAAACGTGTAGCTGATGAATATTCTTCTCTCTTCAGTCCTGTTCTGAAAATGCAGAAAAAGGAACAAGTAGAGAAGGTAAGCGTAGGTTCTAATCGTGTGGAAGATCATATCGTAGCAGCATGGCAGAGAACCTTGGGTGAAGATGATTACGACTACAATGTTAGTTTCTTCGAACAAGGTGGGGACTCCATTACGATCGTACATTTATGTGATGAATTGAATCTAGCGTTTCCGGGACAATTCGATGTAACCACATTGTTCTCTATTGCAACGATACAGGGTCAAGTTGATCTTATTAATCAGCTGGACAACCAGGAGGCAATGGCAGAACAGAGCGATGGTCATTATGATGCAGCAGAGATGTTAGCATTTCTCAATAAATAA